The proteins below come from a single Mytilus edulis chromosome 5, xbMytEdul2.2, whole genome shotgun sequence genomic window:
- the LOC139525541 gene encoding ankyrin repeat domain-containing protein SOWAHB-like — translation MASGFTEEIVKDFIIKNGCKVTNHELVTKFKTFLNDPEYKVQNREKFKDYVNTLATIKVDEKGEKVLVLKKRYRPDNENQTDRAMSEPPDKPSGDDFDGGGMSKVKSDGHLSVKDSNSETSSLRGSMDTLSASSLTSSTTSQNSSDPQQMSKSKEDVNDSVISVKDWAKRLNKIQSESELQLTSEPNLRRKDITRHTRDNKENDVDDDSHSSGGGYTSYTPEQKEWLVTCSSGEYHEIHRVLTKHPFIAKTRDFTNVSTA, via the exons ATGGCTTCCGGGTTTACAGAAGAAATTGTGAAAgattttatcattaaaaatgGATGTAAAGTGACAAATCACGAACTTGTTACAAAGTTTAAAACGTTTTTAAATGATCCAGAATACAAAG tTCAGAACAGAGAGAAATTCAAAGATTATGTCAACACACTAGCAACAATTAAAGTAGATGAG AAAGGAGAGAAAGTTCTTGTTTTGAAGAAGAGATATAGACCTGACAATGAGAATCAGACTGATAGAGCTATGTCTGAACCTCCAGACAAACCTTCTGGAGATGACTTTGATGGTGGTGGGATGTCAAAGGTCAAAAGTGATGGTCATCTAAGTGTTAAAGACAGTAACTCTGAGACATCATCTTTGAGAGGAAGTATGGACACACTCTCTGCTTCATCTCTAACATCTTCTACA ACTTCCCAGAATTCTTCAGATCCTCAGCAAATGTCCAAATCAAAAGAGGATGTCAATGATTCTGTCATCAGTGTAAAAGATTGGGCCAAACGTTTGAACAAAATACAGTCGGAAAGTGAATTACAGCTTACTAGTGAACCAAACTTAAGACGAAAGGATATCACCAGACAT ACAAGAGACAACAAAGAGAATGATGTGGATGATGATTCCCATTCCTCTGGTGGAGGCTATACTTCA taCACACCAGAGCAAAAAGAATGGCTGGTTACATGTTCTTCTGGTGAATATCATGAAATTCACAGAGTATTAACTAAACATCCATTCATAGCAAAAACTAGG GACTTCACAAATGTAAGTAcagcatga
- the LOC139525543 gene encoding dual specificity protein phosphatase 3-like yields the protein MTYKIVNLQNWAKQYVLDPNSQNRGSKCAVPTAGGNENNYNEIYPGLFLGDRKIAMDKNSLKDLGITHVINCAQGQRSIFVNTDAKYYKDMGIKFYGIKASDTESFDISKFFRPTANIIHQALEKGGKVLVHCVSGVSRSSTIVIAFLMLKRRMTFREAIKSVREKRCICPNDGFMTQLCVLHHELFGVQELPNRRSHKCIIL from the exons ATGACCTATAAAATAGTGAATCTACAAAACTGGGCAAAGCAGTATGTGTTGGATCCAAACTCACAAAACCGGGGCAGTAAGTGTGCTGTACCTACTGCTGGGGGAAATGAGAATAATTACAATGAAATATATCCTGGATTATTCCTTGGAGACAg gaAAATAGCCATGGACAAAAACAGCTTAAAAGATCTTGGAATCACACATGTAATTAATTGCGCTCAGGGTCAAAGATCAATATTTGTTAATACAGATGCCAAGTATTACAAAGACATGGGAATCAAATTTTATGGTATTAAAGCATCCGACACAGAGTCCTTTGATATATCAAAGTTTTTCAGGCCTACTGCAAATATTATACATCAAGCACTGGAAAAGGGAG GTAAAGTATTAGTTCACTGTGTGTCAGGTGTTAGTAGGTCTTCTACTATAGTTATTGCCTTCTTAATGTTGAAACGAAGAATGACATTCCGTGAAGCTATCAAGTCGGTCAGAGAAAAACGATGCATCTGTCCAAATGACGGCTTCATGACTCAACTATGTGTCTTACATCATGAACTGTTTGGAGTCCAAGAACTTCCGAACAGAAGAAGTCATAAATGTATTATATTGTGA